The following are encoded in a window of Vigna unguiculata cultivar IT97K-499-35 chromosome 8, ASM411807v1, whole genome shotgun sequence genomic DNA:
- the LOC114194298 gene encoding tubby-like F-box protein 5, protein MPFRSILRELKEIGEGISNMYRRGGEGKHVHRHGKSHIAPECSLPPSSSSSSSSSSSSSSSSSSQSRWANLPPELLLDIIQRLEASETSWPARRALVACSSVCRLWREITKDVVKTPEQCGLLTFPISLKQPGPRDSPIQCFIRRERVSSTYCLYLGLSPALSGDMSKLLLAAKKIRRATCTEFLISLVADDFSRTSNTYIGKLRSNFLGTKFMILDGESPHDSSLPLNCKLQQRVHLKQVLPKVAAAAANYKVATVSYELNVLRTRGPRRMRCTMHLIPISAIQEGGSAPTPLKFTNYLNEHVSVTTPTTTTTSDSKGSKSEVVEFDTNETESTQESSQRAREPLVLKNKAPRWHEQLQCWCLNFKGRVTVASVKNFQLVAAAEPCQNVSAAEHEKVILQFGKIGKDIFTMDYRYPLSAFQAFAICLSSFDTKPACE, encoded by the exons ATGCCATTCAGAAGCATACTGCGTGAGCTCAAGGAGATTGGAGAGGGTATCAGCAACATGTATAGAAGAGGGGGAGAGGGAAAACATGTGCATCGCCATGGAAAATCTCACATTGCACCAGAATGTTCTCTACCACCatcctcctcttcctcctcctcctcatcttcttcttcctcttcctcttcttcatcACAGAGTCGTTGGGCTAACTTACCACCAGAGTTGCTTTTAGACATAATTCAAAGGTTGGAAGCCAGTGAAACATCATGGCCTGCACGTAGAGCACTTGTGGCATGTTCCTCAGTTTGTAGGCTGTGGAGAGAGATAACAAAGGATGTGGTGAAGACACCAGAACAGTGTGGTTTGCTCACTTTTCCTATATCACTGAAGCAG CCTGGTCCAAGAGACTCACCAATCCAGTGTTTTATTAGGAGAGAAAGAGTGTCTTCAACATATTGTTTATATCTCGGCCTGAGCCCTG CCCTTTCTGGTGATATGAGCAAACTGCTACTGGCAGCAAAGAAGATTCGAAGGGCAACATGTACagaatttttaatatcattGGTTGCAGATGATTTCTCTCGAACAAGCAACACTTACATTGGAAAGTTGAG GTCTAATTTTCTTGGCACCAAGTTCATGATCCTGGATGGCGAGTCCCCACATGATTCTTCACTTCCATTGAACTGCAAGTTGCAGCAAAGAGTCCATCTGAAGCAGGTACTTCCCAAggttgctgctgctgctgctaaCTACAAAGTGGCCACAGTATCTTATGAACTCAATGTCCTCCGAACAAGAGGACCAAGGCGAATGCGGTGTACGATGCACTTGATTCCCATATCTGCAATCCAAGAAGGAGGAAGTGCTCCAACTCCTTTGAAGTTTACAAATTATCTTAATGAGCATGTATCTGTCAccacccccaccaccaccaccacctcagACTCAAAAGGAAGTAAGTCAGAAGTTGTTGAGTTTGACACAAATGAGACTGAAAGTACTCAAGAATCAAGCCAGAGGGCAAGGGAACCATTGGTTTTGAAAAACAAGGCCCCGAGATGGCATGAACAACTGCAATGCTGGTGCTTGAATTTCAAGGGAAGGGTTACAGTGGCCTCTGTGAAGAACTTCCAGCTCGTGGCAGCTGCTGAACCATGCCAAAATGTTTCAGCTGCTGAACATGAAAAAGTGATTCTACAATTTGGAAAAATCGGGAAGGACATATTCACCATGGATTACCGATACCCCCTCTCAGCTTTTCAAGCCTTTGCAATATGTTTGAGCAGCTTTGACACAAAACCAGCTTGTGAATGA